The sequence ccactccctcgcTATCTCCCCTTCAGTCTTGTTCTTggcctccctctcactcccatagtttttttttctttctttcttttccttttgtgtggtgtgtgtgttttttttgtgtgtgtgtgcgtgtgtgtgttttttgtgtgtgcatgtatatgtgataaATATCACCCTTCCTCATATTCCTTTAAAACTTGTGAAGAAATTGGCTCATTTAACATCCAGTACTTATTTGTAAAAACTTTTTCCGGGACACTTCTTTTACCATGGGTACATTACACATATCAACTAGAGTCATCTCAAAACTCTCTCAAATTATGTGACACTCAATGTGCATTTCACGATTCTGGCGGGTTTGCAAAGTTAAATatagtattctcattattatatttatttattaggtatattatataattctttttttttacaatttagatTTAATTCATCTGTTATTCtattaacacacgcacatacccacacccatacacccacccatctcaccccaaccacacacactcactcactcactcactcactcacacaattGCACGTGCTCAAAGTCAGTCGCATACccaatgcatgtacatatatcattGACAGTCATGCCCACCTCATCTCACTGTTATGGTATGATAGTTAGACCTTCCCTCAGGAGAATACCCCGCGGCCATGCAGCACGGCGTGTCATCGTGcatgtcccctccctccctggtgACCGTGGCACTCGTGGCACTGCTTGCTCAAATGACAGCAGCCTTGACGCTGACCTTGCACCTGCCGTTGTCGTCTCCGAGGCAGCATCGAAGCTCCACGCGCACCACTCTTCATAAAACGGAGGGCAAGACCGCGGCCGAGCGATGGGAGGAGTCTTTGAGACCTTCCGACGCCCAGGGAGGACCACGTGGGCGGGGAGGCACTGGCAACAGCTTACTTGCCACGCCTACACAACGCGAATTTTCATAGTGGATAAACCAGTGTTGCCAATCTAGAAATGACTGTCCTTTATAAGGTGGAGTGTGAAGTATTTTATCTCGCTGTGCACACGGTCAGCATATTTTCTCTGCCATGCGAGAAATAACAGACTTCCAGTCCAATGCGAATGGACATTATCATGTTTTATACTAAGGGTTAATTACAACATATGATATTTAACTTTTAAACCCGGGTCCATGATGTCGAAAGAGAATATAGTGACTACATATGTTCATGACTTATACGATGGTTTTCTCTccgttaatatgtatatatgtttacttcgAACCCAGCCTTGCATACAAACTGATGATGTGTAAAGATACAGTAGATTCGAATGGTTATCGGCCTTAAAGTGTATTTGGATTCGTGCTAGtaggaaatatagaaaatatacctttttattgATAATAGTCCTTTTTACAGCCAAGTTGAATCTGGGAGGTAGATGCTATGTCATAACATGCAGTGTTTGTAATACCATACTAAAATACAAATTGCTATATTCATTTTGTAATAAAAAGTTAGAATAATAGAAGTTTTATTAAGATAATACAGGTACTTTGACGGCGATACATTTGAATGTTTCTGTTCAGTGAGTATCAGAAACAAGAATGTAGTATGCAAGAATGTTTGTATGAataaccatgtatatatacatataaataggacCGTGAGAGTATGCAAGTGTACAGTAATATTTACGTGTGGCGGTTGTATGCATGGCGGGACGAGAGAGCAGTGGCGTGGAAGTTCGCCCTCATATTTTATACTCAGAAAATACCTACAGAAGATTGCCGCATAAAGTCTGAACATGTAGAGGTAAATAGAAATACAAACCCGGGTTTAAAAGCTGTCTCATGAAGTATTTCATAggagcatatacatatgtgtaaatatataaacagctgAGTTGTGTTTAAGTATGACTGAACACAGATTTCTTTGACTAGAATATTTGTATCAGATTCGGTAGTGAACGAGTATAAGGTGGTGTTATACACTTCCCGCTTTGAGAACATAGGAGTTTCACACAAggaaaataacacaataaaaaacgtAAGCATTCACACAAACAAATTTACGCGCATATAAACACGGACAATTTCCCCACACATATAAAAGGAATAGACAGGAACGtaaataatatttgtgtttgcatATCCATTGCGCATAAAAACCTACGTGTGGGAAGTAAGAACGATAAATGTGGATTATTGTTTCATTTGGCATGCTTTACAAAAATTAATGGTATTGACAGATCTCTTTCTTTAATTCACACATCCACATTATACCATTGAATATCTTTTcgcatttttatgtttgtgtactCATTTGTGTTGATCCAGCAGCTGCTAAACTATAACAAAATGAAGAACAGCAATAGTTCTAGTCTCATAATATTCCTCAGCATAGCACCAACATTTGTCTTCgagtatacattttcatatactcATGTACACTGACTCACAAATCTACCCTCACACTCGTGCACATCCATAACAAATAAATGCAGTTACAACAGACATatctatataagaataaataaatcacatataaacacacaaacaaactaatcGATTGTTCAGTGCGATAAGACAACATCTGTCGGCTGCTTGGATGTCGGGACATACAATTCTTTGTGAAATATTTATGTTGCGCAACTAAAAGATACCGTagcaaagaaagagggaaaaagagtgaaaaatgaCCCATTCCCTGTGCGTTCTGGGTAGCCTCCATAAATAACTTGTCTCAAGCAGAAACCATCTGTTTCGATACTGCCAGGGAGATTATCTTATACCCAGTAGCTGTTTATCTCATAAGGTTACATTCTAGCGTTGTTATATTGCACCTATATCAATTCTTAACGAGTCTCCCCTATTGGTCATCTCGGACCCGTTGTTTGTAAGGTTAGagatctttctatatatattttttttcctggtgatctactttccttttaaaaataaaaggtgtACATTCCTCACACCGTCATATCCATATAGAAATTCGTAGTCTCTTGTTTTTCACTCTTCCAGATAAACAATTTATTTCTTTTCCGCTTTCATTGATCTTGAATAGTGAACGCTTTTACTAATGCgtcaattacatttttttatgttataccagtcatacatactccaaaaaaaggaaagcttGTGACCATTTCCTTTCCAAAATTACGATGCTTCATGAATACTCTGTTAGTGTATTGTCCTTATAATGTATCACTGCTGATTTTAATTAGACACAATATTGTTTAAATATGTTGTTCATTTTATTCTATACTTTTCAGATTTAGATTATCAGATATTCAGATTGTACATATAAAGGTATACCGATCATTCTTCTTTTAtacatattgattttttattgtaaatactTTATTCTTTCAATTATTTCGTTTGAATTACATAATCCTACAAAATACAAAAGCTTTCCTAGAACATGCTCACTGTAATTTCTCCCAGTACTCAACTTTTGAAGAAACTACCAATTTTACTTCTCGTTTTATTTTTCCAATACCCGTTGCTTAGGTTCTTCAAATTACAGCCACCTCCTATATTTTTAATCATACTACAGAGaagtagttttctttttttttaagtttaagttttcATTGGTAATTTTCTTACAGATATTTAACAGCATTTTACTTTGCCCTTCTCCAAGATTATAACTTTGCGATTTAATATGTTCCTGTGGTCTGGTAAAAGAGGTAGCCATGGTTACAGCAGTCTCCTTTCACTTGCCCGATACAGGTCTAATTTGTACTGACTTCccataatgtatatgttatgtgttccTTGAATGTTGATCTATATGTGAAATGTGATAATATATCTGTGGATATTTATGTacgtaaataaaattatattttacagtaTTTCGTATTATTTGCCACTTATAAGGattttcatcattaaaaattatatgctacgcgtatgtgtacacatacacaagcgcgtctgtgtgtgtgtgtgtgtgtgtgtgtgtgagtgtgagtgtgtgtatatatatatatatatatatatatatatatatatatatatatatatatatatatatatatatatatatatgtgtgtgtgtgtgtgtgtacacacacacacacacacacacacacacacacacacacacacacacacacacacacacacacacatatatatatatatatatatatatatatatatatatatatatatatatatatatatatatacaatatatatatatatatatatatatatatatatataaatatagataaataaataaatatatctatatctatatctatctatctatctatctatctatctatctatctatctatctctctatctatatatacacaccgatatttgtatttatgtgtataaatataaatgtacaaatttCAATACTCACATCAGTATTATGTGCTTTTCATGAAAGTTTCTTACATGCATTAGACGAATTGTAAAAATAGGAGAATAACTTTTCAATGGACTGGTAGAACTTTACCGAAGCACTGTAAACTAATTCAAGATATAGCAGtctactgttttttgttttgttttttcttttttttgcgaacGCTGTACACTATACATTAAGGGATTAAATAAATCACGTTGCTCAGATGTAAATATTTTGACATATTTCAATTTATTACCAACATATATAGGCAAAGAGCCTTTCCTGCTGATATCCATACTGCCAATAAATCAGCGAGAGTGCAGCAGATAGCATTAGTCTGTACCATGCATAGAGTAGTAAATATTTCATCACtggattttttttagagagagaaagagaaagagagagagagagagagagagagagagagagagagagagagagagagagagagagagagagagagagagagagagagagagagagagagagaaagagagagagagagagagagagagagagaggaaagagacagacagacagacagacagacagacagacagacagacagacagacagacagacagacagacagacagacagacagacagacagacagagaagcgaaaatgagagagaaaggccgCCTCTGACATTAGGCATATATAGGTCAGATTTCTCCTTCCTATTTCTTAAGCAAAATAGAACTGGTTACGCGATTTCAACCATATTGAACCAGCATGAGAGGGAATTCAGTATAATCTCTATAAACATTTATGAAATGTGTTAGTTAGctgattaaaaattaattataggaTGTACTTTAGAAACTGTACGTGTTGGCATATAGGATcatccttatacacacacactatatattggTGGAGAGGCCTCGGTTGGCTAGACCTTCAGTGGAAGGAGACTCAGAGGTGCAGAATGGTCAGTTTCATTTTTGGCGAGCATACGGCATATAAACAATCTGGGAGATGTGAGGTCTGCGGCCGAGTACGCTGATTGGCCGAACGGCTGCACCCCGCTCTCCCGCGTCCTGGCGGATCAGCGCTGCATCCCACCGCCGGTACAGAAGGAAACTATGCCGAGCGAGGCTGCGCTGGTGCCGAGTGAAGTGACGATGAGAGCGATAGGTGGATCTGCTGGGAGCGAATTGCCGGGCTATCGGGTGGAGGTCCTCTAGCTGAGTGTCACTCGAGCCGTCGCTGGGGAAAAATTCTCCGGGCACAACGAGGGGCTGACCGTGTACCATCTCGGCAACGGTGCAACGGGCGGTGAGGGCTGTTTTGAGGGATCGATGCCATCTCACGATAagtccattagcctgtggatggtatGCCGTTTTGAAGTGGAGAGTGGCGCTAAGGGGCTGCACTAGAGTCCTCCACAGATCTGAGGTGAAAGTCGTTCCCCTATCGGGAGCCAGAAGCCGAGGAATGCCTGAGCACAGGATCTGATGGTCGCATCCTCCATGGGCGTAGCCTCGGGCCTCGGGATCTCGCTGTTCTGCCGCTAGAGCCTTGTAGACGACCCCGAGCTGAATGGAGAATCGGCTACTGATTTTGGGAGCCCGAGAGGTGTCTCATAGTGCAGCCTGTCTTGGCAATAGCTGAGAGCTGTCATTGTTACCACTCTGTCCAAGCATCCCCTGACTTGGAAAGGGCGGTGACCAGGGGCTTGTGGTCTGTAAAAATGATGTAGGACATGCCTTCGAGTATGTGGCAGATGTGTCGCACGGCCAGATGTATTGCTAGGAGATCTCTGTCAAATGTGTTGTACATCCGCTCAGGTGGCTGCAGCTTCCAGCTGAAGAATGCCAGGGGCTGTTGTCTGCCATGTACTTCTTGCTCCAGGACGGCTCCTAACTGCAACTATGCTGTCGTCTGTGGTGATGCAGAGCTAGGCACTGTGGACGGGTCGTGTTAAGATAGTAGCCCTAGTGAGGGCTATTTTGGCATCTGAGAgagctctctcttgctcttgggaCCACACAAGTGATCTCTTGCTTCCGGCGACGGCCTCCTGGAGAGGGGTGAGAATGCTGGCAGCCCCAGGGATAAATTGGTGGTACTAGTTTATCATCCTTAGGAACTGCTGGACTCCCTTGATGGGCAATGGGGTAGGGAATTGGAGTACAGTATCGACCTCATTGGCCTGTGGCTGGATGCCCTGGCTCTGGATCTTATACCCCAGGAAATCGATGTTGCTGGCGCTGAAAATATGTTTCTCTGGGCTGACTACCATTCTCCTCCAGAAGGTGAAGGACTGTGCAGACATGCTACTGG comes from Penaeus monodon isolate SGIC_2016 chromosome 2, NSTDA_Pmon_1, whole genome shotgun sequence and encodes:
- the LOC119578794 gene encoding uncharacterized protein LOC119578794; the encoded protein is MIYHICRGSVRRTIIHVNTPDNNRSDSCRQQSVVVESDDHTSVLMVTRASRHHSGNYTCAPSNAKPTSILVHILNGEYPAAMQHGVSSCMSPPSLVTVALVALLAQMTAALTLTLHLPLSSPRQHRSSTRTTLHKTEGKTAAERWEESLRPSDAQGGPRGRGGTGNSLLATPTQREFS